One segment of Theobroma cacao cultivar B97-61/B2 chromosome 9, Criollo_cocoa_genome_V2, whole genome shotgun sequence DNA contains the following:
- the LOC18590976 gene encoding ran-binding protein 1 homolog b, translating to MASKQPDHEHREDEDAPAAEDEDTGAQVVPIVKLEEVAVSTGEENEDPILDLKSKLYRFDKDGSQWKERGAGTVKLLKHKETGKVRLVMRQSKTLKICANHLVLPSMTVQEHAGNDKSCLWHASDFADGELKDELFCIRFASVENCKTFMEMFQEVAESQKPKEENKDASAAAGLLEKLSVEEKKTEDKAGEEKPAAAKEENETKKDEEKADTEKKDGESDSST from the exons ATGGCAAGCAAACAGCCCGATCACGAGCACAGAGAAGACGAGGATGCCCCTGCCGCCGAAGATGAAGACACCGGAGCTCAAGTGGTGCCTATCGTCAAGCTCGAGGAGGTCGCCGTCAGCACCGGCGAGGAAAATGAAGATCCGATCCTGGATCT GAAGTCCAAGCTGTACCGATTTGATAAAGACGGGAGTCAATGGAAAGAGAGAGGTGCTGGTACTGTGAAGCTGTTGAAGCACAAAGAAACTGGAAAAGTTCGCCTTGTTATGAGGCAATCTAAGACTCTCAAGATCTGCGCCAATCATCTCG TGTTGCCGTCGATGACTGTGCAGGAGCACGCAGGGAACGACAAATCATGCCTATGGCACGCTTCTGACTTTGCAGATGGTGAATTGAAAGATGAACTTTTCTGCATTCGATTCGCATCAGTGGAAA ATTGCAAAACCTTTATGGAAATGTTCCAAGAAGTTGCCGAATCACAAAAGCCGAAAGAGGAAAATAAAGATGCATCTGCTGCCGCTGGACTACTTGAGAAGTTGAGCGttgaggaaaagaaaacagaggACAAAGCTGGAGAGGAGAAGCCTGCTGCAGCGAAGGAGGAAAATGAAACAAAGAAGGATGAAGAAAAAGCAGATACCGAGAAGAAAGATGGGGAGTCAGATTCCTCAACTTAA